The Ciona intestinalis chromosome 11, KH, whole genome shotgun sequence genome has a segment encoding these proteins:
- the LOC100177258 gene encoding uncharacterized protein LOC100177258 yields MVSQEKPGILGCVVVVVALVGIGLLAGGIGSSYWIVIPGKDFVHKANAKFLLKTNKSIEEYTTNWPTYQAQFNALAQQRIQLGITINTLKTNLAAAMAGRKKRNVVTTPDPSDDATTANPASPVQLIQQGLQQAIAGITQVAIGMGGLQGLNATKNAVSTMEKMLLHGGFFSMCYHVGSEMEGGPASKFRDEALDEPCKPDYIDPNATIPTTESVIEKTKKCNANGLAKVVSGTVGFFGGVLMAATALTLIPTALMLINVVKPQARSGLFNGLTLGIMYLVLGVLAIGFVVFYQIKIIGSYHEQDLEGTHTGHAWTYALVGGCCVAVAGILSFLIRPNSEVSP; encoded by the exons ATGGTTAGTCAAGAGAAGCCGGGAATACTAGGATGCGTAGTGGTGGTTGTCGCCCTTGTGGGCATTGGCCTGTTAGCGGGAGGAATTGGTTCTAGCTATTGGATCGTTATACCCGGTAAGGATTTCGTTCACAAAGCCAATGCCAAGTTTTTGTTGAAGACAAACAAGAGCATCGAAGAGTACACTACTAACTGGCCAACATATCAGGCACAGTTTAACGCGTTGGCACAGCAAAGAATCCAACTCGGGATAACCATAAATACCCTGAAGACCAACTTGGCAG CTGCAATGGCGGGAAGAAAAAAACGCAACGTTGTGACAACTCCTGACCCG TCCGATGATGCTACAACAGCCAACCCAGCATCGCCAG TTCAACTAATACAGCAAGGACTCCAGCAAGCTATCGCCGGCATAACGCAGGTAGCCATTGGAATGGGTGGACTACAAGGTTTGAATGCGACGAAAAACGCTGTTTCAACGATGGAAAAGATGTTATTACATGGTGGCTTCTTTTCAATGTGTTATCATGTTGGCAGCGAAATGGAAGGTGGACCAGCAAGTAAATTCAGGGACGAAGCAC TTGATGAACCTTGCAAGCCAGACTACATCGACCCGAACGCAACCATACCAACTACTGAATCGGTCAtcgaaaaaacaaagaaatgtaaCGCAAATGGATTGGCTAAAGTTGTTTCG GGGACCGTTGGTTTCTTTGGAGGAGTGCTCATGGCAGCCACTGCTCTAACCCTCATTCCAACCGCCCTCATGTTAATAAACGTGGTGAAACCTCAAGCAAGAAGTGGATTGTTTAACGGACTAACTCTCGGCATAATGTACCTTGTGCTTG GTGTTCTTGCTATCGGCTTCGTTGTGTTCTACCAGATAAAAATCATCGGGTCTTACCATGAGCAAGATTTGGAAGGAACCCACACCGGGCATGCATGGACTTATGCTCTCGTTGGCGGATGCTGTGTTGCTGTAGCTGGCATTTTAAGTTTCCTTATCCGTCCCAACAGCGAAGTGTCTCCGTAG